From Campylobacteraceae bacterium, the proteins below share one genomic window:
- a CDS encoding insulinase family protein, which produces MSSTIEHIEYKNIQIPIIYEKDVLPTFNLQLVFKNSGAIKNTIPGLASISSKILNEGTKSKGSVKFFEDLENKAISLHISPGFETLVIELGSLKSEYKEALNYLSALLKDPNYSDKVLNKVKTLQIGSLKSKENDFDYTASVELNKLMFKNTVLESPSAGTSESIKSIKIEDVKKFIKDAFSLENLIIVVGGDIPLEKIKKDMISILKELSKKTNDKLKHIEVVSKVKKQTLYKETKQAYIYFGSAYNAKFDDENNYMAKVASFILGGSGFGSRLMEEIRVKRGLAYSAYGHIAINQSHSYFSGYLQTKTNNAKEAKNLVVSIIDEFVQNGVTKEELEAAKNFLSGSEPLRVETLSQRLSRSFHLYYKGLDQDYSKKELELIENLSLDNLNTYIKKHKEIKKLFFSIVTQKEKQNS; this is translated from the coding sequence ATGAGTTCAACTATTGAACATATAGAATACAAAAATATACAAATACCTATTATTTATGAAAAAGATGTTTTACCTACGTTTAACTTACAATTGGTTTTTAAAAACTCAGGTGCAATTAAAAATACTATTCCTGGCCTTGCTAGTATTTCTTCAAAGATACTAAATGAAGGTACAAAAAGTAAAGGAAGCGTTAAATTTTTTGAAGATTTAGAAAATAAAGCTATTTCTTTACACATAAGTCCTGGTTTTGAGACACTTGTGATTGAACTTGGATCTTTAAAGTCTGAATATAAAGAAGCACTTAATTATTTAAGTGCTTTACTCAAAGACCCAAATTATTCAGATAAAGTTTTAAATAAAGTAAAAACTTTACAAATAGGATCTTTAAAATCAAAAGAAAATGATTTTGATTACACAGCAAGTGTTGAACTAAATAAACTAATGTTTAAAAACACCGTATTAGAAAGTCCAAGTGCAGGTACAAGTGAAAGTATTAAGTCTATTAAAATAGAAGATGTTAAAAAGTTTATTAAAGATGCTTTTTCGCTAGAAAACTTAATTATTGTTGTTGGTGGAGATATTCCATTGGAAAAAATAAAAAAAGATATGATATCTATTTTAAAAGAATTAAGTAAAAAAACAAATGACAAACTAAAACATATTGAAGTTGTTTCAAAAGTCAAGAAACAAACACTGTATAAAGAAACAAAACAAGCCTATATTTATTTTGGTTCTGCTTATAATGCAAAGTTTGATGATGAAAACAATTATATGGCAAAAGTAGCTTCTTTTATCTTAGGAGGTTCTGGTTTTGGATCCAGACTTATGGAAGAAATAAGAGTAAAAAGAGGTCTTGCATACAGTGCATATGGACATATCGCAATCAATCAGTCCCATTCATATTTTTCGGGATACCTACAAACAAAAACAAACAATGCAAAAGAAGCAAAAAACTTAGTTGTTTCGATTATAGATGAATTTGTACAAAATGGTGTTACAAAAGAAGAGTTAGAAGCTGCTAAAAACTTTTTAAGTGGAAGTGAACCTTTAAGAGTTGAAACACTTTCTCAAAGACTTTCTCGTTCTTTTCATTTGTATTACAAGGGTTTAGATCAAGATTATTCAAAAAAAGAACTTGAACTAATCGAAAATTTAAGTTTAGATAACTTAAATACTTATATTAAAAAACATAAAGAGATCAAAAAACTTTTTTTCTCTATTGTGACTCAAAAAGAAAAACAAAACTCTTAA
- a CDS encoding glutamate--tRNA ligase — protein sequence MLRFAASPTGDMNIGNLRTAIFNYIVAKQKKEDLLIRIDDTNKENNIEGKDKELLELLSLFSIEYSQIVYQSENLKYHQRMAMQLLTKKEAFSCFCSDNKLQELKDEAQVASKPYLYDGFCATLSEETVFNCNAAFTVRIKASSNDISFKDEIKGNFNYKACDIDSTIILKHDKTATATYACAVDDMLYDISTVIREDNHLLETVNQISIRHALAYEKKIVYVHLPAIMNESTKEKISNSDSEFFIKSLIAEGFLPSAIANYLVLLSCETPKEIFSLEEAILWFDIAKISKNIAVFDINKLRFINKAHLKNLDNLRLSKILGFADENIGKLAKVYLEETSTVKEIKNKLNSIFSLKSTCKEYEEEIKVLKKCLIKAPYFDNYCDFIEYIMDKTSLSEKTLSTPLMFLLTGEQKGPEMSKIYPLIKNYLGEIVK from the coding sequence TTGTTAAGATTTGCCGCTAGTCCAACAGGTGATATGAATATAGGAAATTTAAGAACAGCTATATTCAACTATATTGTTGCAAAGCAAAAAAAAGAAGATTTATTAATTAGAATAGATGATACAAATAAAGAAAACAATATTGAAGGTAAAGACAAAGAACTTCTTGAATTATTAAGCCTTTTCTCTATTGAATACTCACAAATAGTTTACCAAAGTGAGAATCTAAAATATCATCAACGTATGGCTATGCAGTTATTAACTAAAAAAGAAGCTTTTTCTTGTTTCTGTTCAGATAATAAATTGCAAGAACTAAAAGATGAAGCACAAGTTGCATCAAAACCTTATCTTTATGATGGTTTTTGTGCTACATTATCAGAAGAAACAGTTTTTAACTGCAATGCTGCTTTTACAGTGCGAATTAAAGCTTCTTCAAATGATATTTCATTTAAAGATGAAATAAAAGGAAATTTTAATTACAAAGCTTGTGATATTGACTCAACTATTATTTTAAAGCATGATAAAACTGCTACAGCTACTTATGCCTGTGCTGTTGATGATATGTTGTATGATATTTCTACTGTTATAAGAGAAGACAATCATCTTTTAGAAACGGTTAATCAAATTAGTATCAGACATGCTTTAGCCTATGAAAAAAAAATTGTTTATGTACATTTGCCTGCTATTATGAATGAAAGTACTAAAGAAAAAATTTCTAACAGTGACAGTGAATTTTTCATTAAATCTTTGATAGCAGAAGGATTTTTACCTTCTGCAATTGCAAATTATTTAGTACTTCTTTCTTGTGAGACACCAAAAGAAATTTTTTCACTAGAAGAAGCTATTTTGTGGTTTGATATTGCAAAGATATCAAAAAATATTGCAGTATTTGATATAAATAAATTACGTTTTATTAACAAAGCACACTTAAAAAATTTAGATAATCTAAGATTGTCTAAAATATTAGGTTTTGCAGATGAGAACATTGGTAAACTTGCAAAAGTTTACCTAGAAGAAACAAGTACTGTAAAAGAAATAAAAAATAAGTTAAACAGTATTTTTTCACTTAAAAGCACCTGCAAAGAGTATGAAGAAGAAATTAAAGTATTGAAAAAATGTTTAATTAAAGCGCCCTATTTTGATAACTACTGTGATTTTATAGAATATATTATGGATAAAACATCTTTAAGTGAAAAAACACTAAGTACTCCTTTAATGTTTCTTCTTACAGGAGAACAAAAAGGGCCAGAAATGTCAAAAATATACCCATTAATTAAAAATTATTTAGGAGAAATTGTAAAATGA
- a CDS encoding YggT family protein, with amino-acid sequence MIDALLQSTFIVIIGIITLYKWIIIISSLLSWVKPDPYNPIVQMLSRLTEPAYAFIRRFVPTVFGGMDLAPIIVIFILIFLETFLSRIFIGM; translated from the coding sequence ATGATAGATGCTTTACTACAATCAACTTTTATCGTTATTATTGGAATAATTACACTTTATAAGTGGATAATTATTATCTCGTCTTTATTGTCTTGGGTTAAACCTGATCCTTATAATCCAATAGTTCAAATGTTAAGTAGACTTACAGAGCCTGCTTATGCATTTATAAGAAGGTTTGTTCCTACTGTTTTTGGAGGTATGGATTTAGCACCTATAATTGTTATTTTTATATTGATTTTTCTTGAAACCTTTCTTTCTCGAATTTTTATAGGAATGTAA
- a CDS encoding lytic transglycosylase domain-containing protein — MFFKLFFVFIFLNLTLYSKDIDLGWLKNKPKTYARDFYIWQYLKQNNISSKHAKEAFNLVHVKNKKILFAYSSHKNNDKVNKKILCLKKSSSTLVKSSPFCIKEALSFNKASRLSFEELKTVIFKTKKQYPEYSRRIALLNNKNFKKISSSLKAKDFVWLFLKVSSSFRINKLNLAYSKHFIDEIKYQKGFSRFLKLIVTNNLMNKAQKSLLNIKSSKLSSADNFFLAMNALSFNKRKKAMVFLNLAAKKTKSSSKLSKILFWKYMASNDREYIKELLKIRKINLYTLFAHDYYKEKIKNVVYSLKTLNTSASSFDEEDQFAWIKVLRDTKKMNKTKLLKYQKTFSSSKHLAHYTYVKNRYENYKKSYFINPYKNIIKDFPLKRQNLINAIARQESRFIPSSISTAYAMGVMQIMPFLSKALAKQKKEEYDIFTMFNAKKSITYAHKHLNYLERVFKNPLLIAYAYNGGGGFTRSMFRKGLFVKNGQYEPYLSMEKVPYLETREYAKKVLSNYIVYASKDKKRITVSSMLRNVSKDARKSITK; from the coding sequence ATGTTTTTTAAGCTATTTTTTGTTTTTATTTTTTTGAATCTTACTTTGTATTCAAAAGATATTGACTTAGGATGGCTTAAAAACAAGCCAAAAACCTATGCCAGAGATTTTTATATTTGGCAATATTTAAAACAAAATAATATTTCTTCAAAACATGCAAAAGAAGCTTTCAACTTGGTGCATGTAAAAAATAAAAAAATCCTTTTTGCTTATTCTTCTCACAAAAACAATGATAAAGTAAATAAAAAAATCCTTTGTTTAAAAAAATCATCAAGTACTTTAGTGAAAAGTTCGCCTTTTTGTATAAAAGAAGCACTCAGTTTTAACAAAGCATCAAGATTAAGCTTTGAAGAGTTAAAAACAGTCATTTTTAAAACAAAAAAACAATATCCTGAATATTCTAGAAGAATTGCACTTTTAAATAATAAAAATTTCAAAAAAATTTCTTCAAGCTTAAAAGCAAAAGATTTTGTATGGCTTTTTTTAAAGGTTTCTTCTTCTTTTAGAATTAATAAACTAAATTTAGCCTATTCAAAACATTTTATTGATGAAATTAAATATCAAAAAGGGTTTTCTCGTTTTCTTAAATTGATTGTTACTAATAATTTAATGAATAAAGCCCAAAAATCGCTCTTAAACATAAAAAGCTCTAAACTTTCTTCTGCTGATAATTTTTTTCTAGCAATGAATGCACTGTCTTTTAATAAAAGAAAAAAAGCAATGGTTTTTTTAAATTTGGCTGCTAAAAAAACGAAGTCTTCTTCAAAACTAAGCAAAATCTTATTTTGGAAGTATATGGCAAGTAATGATAGAGAATATATTAAAGAATTACTAAAAATACGCAAGATAAATCTTTATACACTTTTTGCCCATGATTATTATAAAGAGAAAATAAAAAATGTTGTTTATTCTTTAAAAACACTGAATACTTCAGCGTCTTCTTTTGATGAAGAAGATCAATTTGCGTGGATAAAAGTATTAAGAGATACAAAAAAGATGAATAAAACAAAACTTTTAAAATATCAAAAAACCTTTTCATCTTCTAAACACTTGGCTCATTATACTTATGTAAAAAACAGATATGAAAATTATAAAAAGAGCTATTTTATTAATCCCTATAAAAATATTATTAAAGATTTTCCCTTAAAAAGACAAAATTTAATTAATGCAATTGCCAGACAAGAAAGCAGGTTTATCCCTTCTTCAATTTCAACAGCTTATGCAATGGGAGTAATGCAAATAATGCCTTTTTTATCAAAAGCACTTGCTAAACAAAAAAAAGAAGAATATGATATATTTACTATGTTTAATGCAAAAAAATCGATTACTTATGCACATAAACATCTGAATTATCTGGAAAGGGTATTTAAAAACCCTTTGTTAATTGCTTATGCATATAATGGTGGAGGCGGATTTACCAGATCTATGTTTAGAAAAGGTTTGTTTGTAAAGAACGGCCAATATGAGCCTTATTTAAGCATGGAAAAAGTGCCCTATTTAGAAACAAGAGAATATGCAAAAAAAGTGTTAAGTAATTACATTGTATATGCAAGTAAAGATAAAAAAAGAATCACTGTGTCTTCAATGTTAAGAAACGTTTCTAAAGATGCAAGAAAATCAATTACGAAATGA